The following are encoded in a window of Prevotella melaninogenica genomic DNA:
- a CDS encoding type I phosphomannose isomerase catalytic subunit — protein sequence MEMFKFNPLLKSILWGGEKIVPFKHLTSDQKQVGESWEISGVKDNESVVSNGKYKGWTLNKLVDTLKDKLVGKENYERFGNEFPLLVKFIDAREQLSIQVHPTDEQAQAQGLGRGKTEMWYVMESDADASLRSGLKQQITPEQYKEMVENDTITEALSEYPVKEGDVFFLPAGRIHSIGAGCFLAEIQETSDVTYRIYDFKRQDAAGNYRQLHTKEAAECIDYTVYPDYRTQYEARQNEPIELVSCPYFTTSVYDLTEPMTLDYSDLDSFVIFVGLKGEGEITDAEGNTISFRAGESVLLPATATTVKVSGTVKFLESYV from the coding sequence ATGGAAATGTTTAAGTTTAATCCCCTTTTGAAGTCTATCCTTTGGGGTGGAGAAAAGATAGTACCTTTCAAGCATTTGACTTCTGATCAGAAGCAGGTGGGCGAAAGCTGGGAAATTTCAGGTGTTAAGGACAACGAGAGTGTTGTCTCTAATGGCAAATATAAAGGCTGGACACTGAACAAACTGGTTGACACATTGAAGGATAAACTGGTGGGTAAGGAGAACTATGAGCGCTTTGGCAATGAGTTCCCTCTGCTTGTTAAGTTCATTGATGCACGCGAGCAGCTTTCTATTCAGGTTCATCCAACGGACGAGCAGGCACAAGCACAGGGTTTAGGTCGTGGTAAGACTGAGATGTGGTATGTGATGGAAAGTGATGCTGATGCCTCTCTTCGCAGTGGTTTGAAGCAGCAGATTACACCAGAACAATACAAGGAAATGGTTGAAAATGACACCATTACTGAGGCTTTGTCAGAATATCCTGTGAAGGAAGGCGACGTATTCTTCTTGCCAGCAGGTCGTATTCACTCTATCGGTGCAGGCTGTTTCTTGGCAGAGATACAGGAGACAAGCGATGTAACCTACCGTATCTATGACTTCAAGCGTCAGGATGCAGCGGGCAATTATCGTCAGTTGCATACCAAGGAAGCTGCTGAGTGCATTGATTATACTGTCTATCCAGACTATCGCACACAGTATGAGGCACGTCAGAATGAGCCTATAGAACTCGTTAGCTGTCCTTACTTCACCACTTCTGTTTATGATCTTACAGAACCCATGACGCTTGACTATAGTGATTTGGATTCTTTTGTTATCTTCGTTGGACTTAAGGGTGAGGGTGAGATTACTGATGCTGAGGGCAATACTATCTCATTCCGTGCAGGTGAGAGTGTACTCCTTCCAGCTACAGCAACAACAGTTAAGGTTTCCGGAACAGTTAAGTTCTTAGAGTCTTACGTATAA
- a CDS encoding glycoside hydrolase 5 family protein — protein sequence MAIIALAMAVNMMAGDFVKVKNGRFVRGGKPYYYVGANFWYGPILGSEGLGGDRVRLRRELDEMQRLGIDNLRILVGADGLPGVEDKIEPVLQSRPGVYNDSILAGLDYLLTEMSKRKMVAVLYLTNSWEWSGGYGAYLEWADEGPALIPRRDGYGAYTKFASKFAANQKAHLMFYEHIRFILSRTNRYSGIKYVDDPTIMSWQICNEPRAFSKEALPEFEKWLSEATALVRSLDQNHLISLGSEGAFGCERDYGCFERICADKNVDYCNIHIWPYNWQWARKTHLKEDLKASFKHTRDYIDSHLEICKRINKPLVLEEFGYPRDGFSFSLKSTTKARDAYYKYVMDAVAQNAMNGGLLVGCNFWGWGGYGKPRHERWQAGDDFTCDPAHEPQGFYSVFASDKSTQKIIQKQTKRMSEIK from the coding sequence ATGGCAATTATTGCCTTGGCAATGGCTGTGAATATGATGGCCGGTGACTTTGTGAAAGTAAAGAACGGACGTTTTGTTCGTGGTGGAAAACCCTACTATTACGTGGGAGCAAACTTCTGGTATGGACCCATTCTTGGCTCTGAAGGGTTAGGAGGAGACCGTGTGCGTCTTCGTCGCGAACTCGATGAGATGCAGCGTTTGGGTATTGATAACCTCCGTATTTTGGTTGGTGCAGATGGTTTGCCCGGTGTTGAGGATAAGATAGAGCCTGTCTTACAGTCTCGTCCGGGTGTATATAACGATTCTATTCTTGCAGGATTAGACTATCTTTTAACTGAGATGAGCAAGCGAAAGATGGTTGCTGTACTTTATCTTACCAACTCTTGGGAATGGAGTGGGGGCTATGGTGCTTATTTGGAGTGGGCTGATGAGGGACCTGCTTTGATACCACGTAGAGACGGCTATGGCGCTTATACAAAGTTTGCCAGCAAGTTTGCGGCTAATCAGAAGGCACATTTAATGTTCTATGAGCATATTCGCTTCATCCTTAGTCGTACCAACCGATACTCTGGTATCAAGTATGTTGATGACCCTACAATCATGTCTTGGCAGATTTGTAACGAGCCTCGTGCCTTCTCCAAGGAAGCTTTACCAGAGTTTGAGAAGTGGCTTTCAGAGGCTACAGCACTCGTTCGTAGCCTTGATCAGAACCATCTGATAAGCCTTGGAAGTGAAGGTGCTTTTGGTTGTGAGCGTGATTATGGCTGCTTTGAGCGTATCTGTGCAGATAAGAATGTGGACTATTGCAATATTCACATTTGGCCATACAACTGGCAATGGGCAAGAAAGACACATCTAAAAGAGGACCTTAAGGCAAGTTTTAAGCATACTCGGGATTATATTGATAGTCATCTTGAAATCTGTAAGCGTATTAATAAGCCGCTTGTACTTGAGGAGTTCGGTTATCCTCGTGATGGTTTCTCGTTCTCATTGAAGAGTACAACAAAGGCACGTGATGCTTATTATAAGTATGTCATGGATGCTGTTGCACAGAATGCAATGAACGGCGGACTTCTTGTTGGTTGTAACTTCTGGGGTTGGGGTGGTTATGGAAAACCTCGTCATGAGCGTTGGCAGGCAGGAGATGACTTTACTTGCGACCCTGCACACGAACCACAAGGATTCTACAGTGTGTTTGCATCAGACAAATCAACACAAAAGATAATTCAGAAACAGACAAAGCGAATGTCTGAAATTAAGTAA
- a CDS encoding methylenetetrahydrofolate reductase, with protein MSNNITDIKQLLNDETDEKHFSFEVLPPLKGNGTASLFRNIDQLKEFNPSFINITTHHSEFVYHEREDGLLERQSIRRRPGTVAIAAAIQQRYGIPVIPHVICSGATKEDIEYELLDLQFLGIENLMLLRGDKAREDRFFTPTEGGHSHTTELIEQVNSFNEGIFIDGSTMKHPGRRFAYGVACYPEKHEEAPNLEQDLRYLKMKQDLGATFAVTQLFYDNEKFYNFVDQARKMGVTIPIIPGIKPFAKLSQLNVVPKTFHCDIPEELAGLALLCKSDEEARLLGIEWAVRQVKDLYAHGFNNVHFYTVSAVSSVHEVMKRLVETGLLQQNSK; from the coding sequence ATGAGCAACAACATAACAGATATAAAGCAATTACTGAATGATGAGACCGACGAGAAACATTTCTCGTTTGAGGTTCTTCCCCCTTTGAAGGGTAACGGAACAGCGTCTCTTTTCCGCAATATTGATCAGCTCAAGGAGTTTAATCCGAGCTTCATAAACATAACCACTCACCATAGTGAGTTCGTATATCACGAGCGCGAAGACGGACTATTGGAACGTCAAAGTATACGTCGTCGACCTGGAACGGTAGCCATTGCAGCTGCTATCCAGCAAAGGTATGGCATTCCTGTCATCCCTCATGTGATATGCTCGGGTGCAACGAAAGAAGATATTGAGTACGAATTGCTCGATTTACAGTTTCTTGGTATAGAAAACTTGATGCTTCTGCGTGGCGATAAAGCGCGTGAAGACCGATTCTTTACACCGACAGAAGGCGGTCATAGTCATACGACAGAACTGATTGAACAAGTGAATAGTTTCAACGAAGGTATATTCATTGATGGTTCTACCATGAAGCATCCAGGTAGGCGTTTCGCGTATGGTGTGGCATGTTATCCAGAGAAACATGAGGAAGCACCTAACCTTGAACAGGACCTACGTTACCTCAAGATGAAGCAGGATCTTGGTGCAACATTTGCCGTTACACAGCTTTTCTACGACAATGAGAAGTTCTATAACTTCGTTGATCAGGCTCGTAAGATGGGCGTTACCATTCCTATCATACCAGGAATTAAGCCTTTTGCAAAGCTATCCCAGCTGAATGTCGTTCCAAAGACATTCCATTGTGATATCCCAGAAGAGCTTGCTGGATTAGCTTTACTGTGTAAGTCGGACGAGGAGGCACGCCTGTTAGGTATTGAGTGGGCTGTTAGACAGGTGAAAGACCTTTATGCACATGGTTTCAACAACGTACATTTCTATACCGTTTCGGCAGTGAGCAGTGTGCACGAGGTAATGAAACGGTTGGTAGAAACGGGTCTTCTACAACAGAACAGCAAATAA
- a CDS encoding ATP-binding protein has protein sequence MNFSEVIGQEAVKERLIQMVKEDRLPHALLFCGPQGAGKMALAMAFASYLLAGDEAEEATSSTVSNARAMLRNWEHPDLHFSYPTIKLPSMSGEHQPVSADFAKEWHGLIMQGTYFTMNQWMNQMGATTQQAIITGAESDELSRVLALKSSQGGYKVSIIWLPERMNLTSANKLLKLLEEPPQGTIFLMVCEEPEKLLETIISRTQRIDVKRINDEAVEQALINKRGIDTDAAHRIARIANGSWLKALEAMDTGNENREFHNMFQMLMRLCYLRNVKDLKRWSEVVAGYGREKERRMLTYFQQQVRENFMFNFQKPELNYMTLEEENFAKNFARFINEANVIEINELFQRANRDIGQNANAKIVFYDMALKLIVLLLKK, from the coding sequence ATGAACTTTTCAGAAGTTATAGGACAAGAAGCAGTGAAGGAACGGCTTATTCAGATGGTTAAAGAAGACCGTCTGCCCCATGCCTTGCTTTTCTGCGGACCACAAGGAGCAGGTAAGATGGCACTTGCAATGGCTTTTGCCAGCTATTTGCTTGCTGGTGACGAGGCCGAGGAAGCTACGTCATCAACCGTATCAAATGCTCGTGCCATGCTTCGAAACTGGGAACATCCTGACCTCCACTTCTCTTATCCTACCATCAAACTACCGAGCATGAGTGGTGAACACCAACCTGTAAGTGCAGACTTTGCGAAGGAATGGCACGGACTCATCATGCAAGGGACTTACTTCACCATGAATCAATGGATGAATCAGATGGGGGCTACCACGCAGCAGGCTATCATCACGGGTGCTGAGAGCGACGAACTGTCACGCGTTTTGGCGTTGAAATCAAGTCAGGGGGGCTATAAGGTGTCTATCATCTGGCTGCCAGAACGAATGAATCTCACCTCAGCCAATAAGCTATTGAAGCTATTAGAGGAGCCACCACAGGGCACTATCTTCCTCATGGTATGCGAAGAACCAGAGAAACTTCTCGAAACTATCATCAGCCGTACACAGCGTATTGATGTGAAACGCATCAACGATGAGGCGGTTGAACAAGCACTCATCAACAAAAGGGGGATTGATACTGATGCGGCACACCGCATTGCTCGTATCGCAAATGGTAGTTGGCTGAAAGCATTGGAAGCAATGGATACGGGTAATGAAAACCGTGAATTCCACAACATGTTCCAAATGCTTATGCGCCTATGTTACCTCCGTAACGTCAAAGACCTCAAACGTTGGAGCGAGGTTGTAGCAGGATATGGACGTGAGAAAGAGCGTCGTATGCTTACTTACTTCCAACAGCAAGTGCGCGAGAACTTCATGTTTAACTTCCAAAAACCCGAACTCAACTACATGACTTTGGAGGAAGAGAACTTCGCTAAGAACTTTGCACGATTCATCAACGAGGCAAACGTCATTGAAATCAACGAACTCTTCCAGCGTGCTAATCGTGATATCGGACAGAATGCAAACGCTAAGATTGTCTTCTATGACATGGCATTGAAACTCATTGTGCTGTTGTTGAAGAAGTAG
- the ricT gene encoding PSP1 domain-containing protein, with protein sequence MDYKDMKFKVWHGCDRGLCHKGCGRQNHQLNTFDWLADVPGNNQTTDLVEVQFKNTRKGYYHNVNDLDLKKGDIVAVEANPGHDIGVVTLTGRLVKLQIKKSSSVKSPDDIKRVYRLAKEVDMQKYHEAKAREHATMIESRQIAKGLGLKMKIGDVEYQGDGNKAIFYYIADERVDFRQLIKDLAAAFHVRIEMKQIGARQEAGRIGGTGPCGRELCCATWMKNFSSVSTTAARIQDISLNPTKLAGMCAKLKCCLNYEVDDYMEAGRKLPSKEVILETMDGEYYLFKTDILNGQCTYSTDKNLAANLETISAERAKEIIELNRRGEKPLSLLEDGKAKPAKKPVDLLAGADLSRFDKAKKRKKNNQPRNNNGQQGGRPQRDNRRNQRDGQDNYRQPNDNRRPQNDNRRPQNGNRRPCNGPRPAQQQSEATPQNNRNEGRQPQQTERKQE encoded by the coding sequence ATGGATTACAAAGATATGAAATTCAAGGTCTGGCATGGTTGCGACCGAGGCTTATGCCACAAAGGTTGTGGCAGACAAAACCACCAGTTGAACACATTCGACTGGCTGGCTGACGTGCCTGGAAACAACCAGACAACTGACCTTGTTGAGGTTCAATTCAAGAATACTCGTAAGGGTTACTATCACAATGTCAATGACCTTGACTTGAAGAAAGGTGACATCGTGGCAGTTGAAGCTAACCCTGGACACGATATCGGAGTCGTTACACTGACAGGACGACTCGTTAAACTGCAGATTAAGAAGTCGTCAAGTGTGAAGTCACCAGACGACATCAAGCGTGTCTATCGACTTGCAAAAGAAGTCGATATGCAAAAGTATCACGAGGCAAAAGCACGTGAACACGCTACAATGATTGAGAGCCGACAGATTGCGAAGGGCTTAGGACTGAAGATGAAGATTGGCGACGTAGAGTATCAGGGCGATGGAAACAAAGCTATCTTCTACTACATTGCCGACGAACGTGTCGACTTCCGTCAGCTTATCAAGGACCTTGCTGCTGCCTTCCACGTACGAATCGAAATGAAACAGATTGGTGCGCGCCAGGAAGCAGGACGCATTGGCGGTACAGGACCATGTGGTCGTGAGCTTTGCTGTGCTACTTGGATGAAGAATTTCTCCAGTGTTTCGACCACAGCTGCCCGCATTCAGGACATCTCACTCAACCCAACCAAACTGGCGGGTATGTGTGCTAAGCTAAAATGTTGTCTGAACTATGAGGTTGACGACTATATGGAGGCGGGTAGAAAACTGCCAAGCAAGGAGGTTATCTTGGAGACTATGGATGGCGAATACTATCTCTTCAAGACGGATATCCTCAATGGTCAATGCACCTACTCTACCGATAAGAACCTTGCAGCCAATCTCGAGACAATCAGTGCAGAGCGCGCAAAGGAGATTATCGAACTCAACCGACGTGGTGAGAAGCCTCTTTCGCTCCTTGAAGATGGTAAGGCAAAACCAGCTAAGAAGCCTGTTGACCTCCTCGCTGGTGCTGACCTCAGTCGATTTGATAAGGCAAAGAAACGCAAAAAGAACAACCAACCACGCAACAACAACGGTCAGCAAGGTGGTAGACCACAACGCGACAACCGTCGTAATCAGCGTGATGGACAGGACAACTACCGTCAGCCAAATGACAACAGACGTCCACAGAACGATAACCGTCGCCCTCAGAATGGTAATCGTCGTCCTTGTAACGGTCCTCGTCCTGCACAACAACAGAGCGAAGCTACTCCACAGAACAATAGAAATGAAGGCAGACAGCCTCAGCAAACAGAAAGAAAACAAGAATGA
- a CDS encoding gliding motility lipoprotein GldH encodes MRHKVSTLLYIIALMVITMGAASCSDPRTYNQYRSVSLQGWSRNDTLSFDIPRQWEGHYQLDLCLRAAQTYPYRNISMIIERKIIYYRQRKKREKTYNDTINCEIINDKGILVGQKGISNTEIRQAITAFRLNRNDSMHVTIHHIMSRELLPGISDVGIRLLKK; translated from the coding sequence ATGAGACATAAGGTTTCCACCTTATTATATATCATAGCACTCATGGTAATTACCATGGGTGCTGCTTCATGCAGTGACCCACGCACCTATAATCAATATAGAAGTGTGTCACTACAGGGCTGGTCACGCAATGATACACTTTCTTTTGATATTCCTCGTCAATGGGAGGGTCACTATCAATTAGACCTCTGCCTACGTGCTGCACAGACTTATCCTTACCGCAACATAAGTATGATTATTGAACGAAAGATAATCTACTACAGACAACGAAAGAAGCGAGAAAAGACATATAATGATACTATTAATTGTGAGATTATCAATGATAAGGGAATATTGGTAGGACAGAAAGGTATCTCAAATACAGAAATACGTCAGGCGATTACCGCATTCCGTCTCAACCGCAATGACTCAATGCACGTCACGATACATCATATCATGAGCCGTGAGTTACTTCCTGGTATCAGCGATGTGGGTATCAGGCTCCTCAAGAAGTGA
- a CDS encoding DUF5053 domain-containing protein, whose protein sequence is MATMTLPKEKTSTMKVQLKDILLAISWADLSRTYFQKPNSWLYHKLDGIDDNKVPTEFNEEEKLQLKGALSDLADRIRRAADNIQ, encoded by the coding sequence ATGGCAACAATGACATTACCAAAAGAAAAAACGAGTACAATGAAAGTACAGTTGAAAGATATATTATTGGCTATCTCATGGGCTGATCTCTCAAGAACTTACTTTCAAAAACCGAACTCATGGCTATATCATAAGCTGGATGGAATAGATGATAATAAGGTGCCAACAGAGTTTAATGAAGAAGAGAAACTACAACTAAAGGGGGCACTGAGCGACCTTGCTGACAGAATCCGTCGTGCAGCAGATAACATTCAATAA
- the rodA gene encoding rod shape-determining protein RodA, giving the protein MPSNYTADRQPGVLRSLDWWTIGIYIALLTFGWVSVCGASYTYGDTEIFSLSTRSGMQIVWIGTSICLGFVLLMMDDRFYDTFAYVIYGLLVLLLFATIFNPHSIKGSRSWLVMGPLRLQPAEFAKFATALAIAKFMSAYGFTIKNWKHFAGACGIIFLPMLCIVGQRETGSALVYFSFFLMLYREGMSGAFLFTGLAMVIYFVVGIKYEEILLWDTPTSLGKFVVLLLVQIFSSVMVWVYVGDKGRTRLLLTYVFGVTGLALLFSEFVIPFDVVWVQLILSACVIGYLVYNAMNTRFANYFYIALFALGSIAFFYSADYVLNDVMQPHQRVRINVLLGLDEDLAGAGYNVHQSEIAIGSGGLQGKGFLNGTQTKLKFVPEQDTDFIFCTVGEEEGFLGSASVLVLFLFLILRLMYLADRQPFKFGRVYGYCVAGIFLFHLFINVGMVLGLTPVIGIPLPFFSYGGSSLWGFTLLLFIFLRIDAGRNLIRQ; this is encoded by the coding sequence GTGCCAAGTAATTATACAGCAGACAGACAACCAGGTGTACTTCGTTCATTAGATTGGTGGACGATAGGTATCTATATTGCGTTGCTCACCTTTGGATGGGTGAGTGTCTGCGGTGCGAGTTATACTTATGGCGATACAGAGATTTTCTCACTTTCAACCCGCTCGGGTATGCAGATTGTGTGGATTGGTACTTCCATCTGTTTAGGCTTTGTGCTTCTAATGATGGACGACCGTTTCTATGACACCTTTGCTTATGTCATCTATGGTTTGTTAGTACTCCTTCTCTTTGCCACAATCTTTAATCCTCATAGTATTAAGGGTTCTCGCTCGTGGCTCGTTATGGGTCCACTCCGATTGCAGCCTGCCGAGTTTGCGAAATTTGCAACGGCATTAGCAATAGCCAAGTTTATGTCGGCTTATGGCTTTACTATCAAGAATTGGAAGCATTTTGCTGGTGCGTGCGGAATCATTTTCCTACCAATGCTGTGTATTGTCGGACAGCGTGAGACAGGTTCTGCCTTGGTTTATTTCTCTTTCTTCCTCATGCTTTATCGTGAAGGAATGTCTGGTGCGTTCCTATTCACTGGTCTGGCAATGGTCATTTACTTTGTTGTCGGAATCAAGTATGAGGAAATCTTGTTATGGGATACACCAACGTCCTTAGGAAAGTTTGTTGTACTCCTACTTGTTCAGATATTCTCTTCGGTCATGGTGTGGGTCTATGTGGGCGACAAAGGACGTACGCGCCTATTGCTAACTTATGTCTTTGGTGTCACAGGACTTGCCTTGCTCTTCTCAGAGTTTGTTATTCCGTTTGATGTTGTTTGGGTTCAGTTGATTTTATCGGCATGTGTTATTGGCTATTTAGTTTATAATGCAATGAACACTCGCTTTGCTAACTATTTCTATATTGCATTGTTTGCTTTAGGGTCAATAGCTTTTTTCTATTCAGCAGACTATGTGTTGAACGATGTCATGCAGCCACACCAGCGTGTGCGTATCAACGTACTTTTAGGCTTAGATGAGGACCTCGCAGGAGCAGGATATAATGTACATCAGAGTGAGATAGCTATTGGCTCTGGTGGCTTACAGGGTAAAGGTTTCTTGAATGGTACGCAAACTAAGTTGAAGTTTGTACCAGAGCAGGATACAGACTTTATCTTCTGTACAGTAGGTGAGGAGGAGGGTTTCCTCGGTTCAGCCTCTGTTCTTGTGCTATTCCTTTTCCTAATACTCCGATTAATGTACCTTGCCGATCGACAACCCTTTAAGTTTGGGCGAGTCTATGGCTATTGTGTTGCAGGAATATTCCTATTCCATCTTTTTATTAACGTAGGAATGGTATTAGGTTTGACGCCAGTTATTGGTATTCCGTTACCTTTCTTCAGTTACGGAGGTTCTTCTCTTTGGGGCTTTACGTTGCTCCTATTTATTTTCCTCCGCATAGATGCAGGACGTAATCTTATCCGTCAGTAG
- the mrdA gene encoding penicillin-binding protein 2, whose translation MKNYDLEKRRLVLSAVAIGIVVIYIIRLFALQIASDDYRKSADSNAFLKKIEFPSRGSITDRNGKLLVFNQPAYDIMVVTNEMKGHLDTLEFCKALNITKADFINRMANIKDRSKNPGYSRFTQQLFLSQLSDKDFSVFQEKLYRFPGFYIQKRSVRQYQRAIAAHVLGDVAEVSQGDIEEDEYYQPGDYIGKMGVEREYEKDLRGVKGVQILLRDAHGQIQGRYQNGKYDQRPHPGRDIQLGLDAELQALGERLMEGKLGAVVAIEPKTGQILAMVSAPTFDPRSMIGKLRGKYQRDMTLDPAKPLLNRAIMGQYPPGSTFKTGQAVTYFTEGIVTDSTRYPCHHGFNFKGLHVGCHAHASPISLVPSISTSCNSYYCWGLYHMLSNRRKYKTLEDAMNVWRDYMVSMGFGYKLGIDLPGEKRGMIPNAKFYDNAFKKWNPLSVISISIGQGEVNLTPLQIANLGATIANRGYYIAPHVVRSIQGKKLDKKYVEKHHTKGSLRAYQEVIAGMVSSVRGGTCAHAVHPGYSLAGKTGTAQNRGKDHSVFMGFAPVDTPKIAIAVYVENGGFGADYGVPIGSLMIEQYINGKLTPGDEARAAAVQKRHIAYSFKRPLSRADSLRLDSIKRVNTIRDSLKKVKEKQDLADAEKLKEAKARKEAEEKEKKKQPQNEPAIRVEPETTVKTEKKEKDKEGDKKEKEKEKNKDNRKDNGEKSKVKEKPKEQSKDKAKEQPKVKSKEQAKEKPKEQPKAKPKEQVKDKPKEQPKEKSKVQSKDKQKSKENVNRAK comes from the coding sequence ATGAAGAATTATGATTTAGAGAAACGTCGCCTCGTGCTTAGTGCTGTTGCAATAGGTATCGTGGTGATATACATTATACGTCTTTTTGCTCTTCAGATAGCCAGTGACGACTATCGGAAGAGTGCCGACTCTAATGCTTTCTTAAAGAAGATTGAGTTCCCTTCACGTGGTTCTATCACTGATAGGAATGGGAAGCTGCTGGTTTTTAATCAGCCAGCTTATGACATTATGGTGGTAACCAATGAGATGAAAGGTCATCTTGATACATTGGAGTTTTGTAAGGCACTAAACATAACAAAGGCTGATTTTATCAACCGAATGGCTAACATCAAGGATAGAAGTAAGAATCCGGGTTACTCTCGCTTTACGCAACAACTATTCTTGAGCCAATTGAGTGATAAAGACTTTAGTGTCTTCCAAGAGAAACTTTATCGTTTTCCAGGCTTTTATATTCAGAAACGTAGTGTTCGTCAGTATCAACGAGCTATTGCTGCACATGTCCTTGGAGATGTAGCAGAGGTGAGTCAGGGTGATATTGAGGAAGATGAGTACTATCAGCCAGGAGATTATATCGGTAAGATGGGTGTCGAGCGTGAGTATGAGAAAGACTTACGTGGAGTAAAGGGAGTACAGATACTTCTGCGCGATGCCCACGGACAGATACAAGGTCGCTATCAGAATGGTAAGTATGACCAGCGTCCACATCCTGGACGTGATATCCAACTTGGTCTTGATGCAGAACTTCAGGCACTTGGTGAACGCCTAATGGAAGGTAAATTAGGTGCTGTTGTGGCAATCGAACCAAAGACTGGACAAATCTTAGCAATGGTTTCTGCACCTACTTTCGACCCTCGTTCGATGATAGGTAAACTGCGTGGTAAGTACCAGCGAGATATGACGCTCGACCCAGCCAAGCCCCTACTTAATCGTGCTATAATGGGTCAATATCCTCCAGGTTCAACGTTTAAGACAGGACAGGCTGTTACGTATTTCACAGAAGGGATTGTGACAGACTCAACTCGTTATCCTTGTCATCATGGATTCAACTTTAAAGGACTTCATGTCGGTTGTCACGCACATGCATCTCCTATTTCATTAGTACCTTCAATCAGCACCTCTTGTAATAGTTATTACTGTTGGGGACTCTATCATATGCTCTCCAATCGTAGGAAATATAAGACATTGGAGGATGCTATGAACGTGTGGCGCGACTACATGGTGTCAATGGGTTTCGGTTATAAATTAGGTATCGATCTTCCTGGTGAGAAGCGCGGTATGATTCCAAATGCGAAGTTCTATGATAATGCTTTTAAGAAATGGAACCCGCTTTCGGTTATCTCTATTTCTATCGGACAGGGTGAGGTCAACCTTACTCCGCTGCAGATTGCGAACCTCGGTGCTACGATTGCGAATCGTGGTTATTACATTGCGCCACATGTTGTACGTAGTATTCAAGGGAAAAAACTCGATAAGAAGTATGTGGAGAAGCACCATACAAAGGGAAGTCTAAGAGCTTACCAAGAAGTAATTGCGGGTATGGTGTCATCAGTGCGTGGTGGAACTTGTGCGCATGCGGTTCATCCTGGTTACTCATTGGCAGGTAAGACGGGTACAGCTCAGAACCGTGGTAAGGACCACTCTGTGTTTATGGGCTTTGCACCTGTTGATACTCCAAAGATAGCTATTGCTGTTTATGTTGAGAATGGTGGATTTGGTGCAGACTACGGTGTGCCAATTGGTTCGCTAATGATAGAGCAGTATATTAATGGAAAGCTTACCCCTGGTGATGAAGCTCGTGCTGCAGCGGTTCAGAAACGCCATATCGCTTACTCTTTCAAGCGTCCTTTGTCACGTGCAGACTCTCTTCGTCTCGACTCTATCAAGCGTGTAAATACTATTAGAGACTCGCTGAAGAAGGTGAAAGAGAAGCAGGATTTAGCTGATGCAGAAAAGCTGAAGGAAGCAAAGGCAAGGAAAGAAGCTGAGGAAAAGGAGAAGAAGAAGCAACCACAGAACGAACCTGCTATCCGTGTAGAGCCTGAAACAACGGTTAAGACTGAGAAGAAAGAGAAAGATAAGGAAGGCGATAAGAAGGAAAAAGAAAAAGAAAAGAATAAAGATAATCGAAAGGATAATGGGGAAAAGTCTAAGGTGAAGGAAAAGCCTAAGGAGCAATCCAAAGACAAAGCAAAGGAACAACCCAAGGTGAAGTCTAAGGAACAGGCGAAAGAAAAGCCTAAGGAACAACCTAAGGCTAAACCGAAGGAGCAAGTAAAAGATAAACCAAAGGAACAACCAAAAGAGAAATCAAAGGTTCAATCCAAAGATAAACAAAAAAGCAAGGAGAACGTAAATCGTGCCAAGTAA